Proteins encoded by one window of Vicinamibacterales bacterium:
- a CDS encoding WG repeat-containing protein produces MVRAMLAAAAAIALGASAPAPARYLVNEDGVYGFVDAAGGRVLTLPAAVTEARPFAGGLAAVARREASGVRWGFIDEHGAMAILPRFDAAGDFSDDRAAVVLHGRLGYIDRRGALVIAPQFAADADRIADAAFSNGLAAVTDVRSKRGYIDRAGRAVIAFQYAVAFPFAGDRARVARPEPDGEARFGYIDRAGRWVVPPRFQQARDFAGGVASVLDGSRAAFIDRDGRTTVTLEAHDLAPCAGSTEDGLPGSFSEGLAAVRVGCLWGYIDSTGATVIPPAYFSAGRFSGGVAAVNTGDAALAKWGYVDRSGRMAIAARFSTAAAFDGPLALVQIGGSDQELLNRALLRGLEDDAANQTIKTQAKADFHPGTPMRKPELAYVDATGRVVWHHAR; encoded by the coding sequence ATGGTGCGCGCAATGCTGGCGGCCGCGGCAGCGATCGCCCTCGGCGCGTCCGCTCCGGCGCCTGCGAGATACCTCGTCAACGAGGACGGCGTCTACGGTTTCGTGGACGCGGCAGGCGGGCGCGTGCTGACGCTGCCGGCCGCCGTCACCGAGGCGCGACCGTTCGCGGGCGGGTTGGCCGCGGTCGCCCGCCGCGAGGCCTCCGGGGTGCGGTGGGGCTTCATCGACGAGCACGGCGCCATGGCGATCCTGCCGCGCTTCGATGCCGCAGGCGACTTCTCCGACGATCGAGCGGCGGTCGTGTTGCACGGGCGGCTCGGCTACATCGACCGGCGCGGCGCGCTGGTGATCGCGCCGCAGTTCGCCGCCGACGCCGACCGGATCGCCGATGCGGCATTCTCGAACGGCCTCGCCGCGGTGACCGACGTCCGTTCGAAGCGGGGCTACATCGACCGGGCCGGCCGGGCCGTCATCGCGTTCCAGTACGCCGTCGCCTTTCCGTTTGCCGGCGATCGCGCGCGGGTGGCGCGGCCAGAGCCGGACGGGGAGGCGCGGTTCGGCTATATCGATCGCGCCGGTCGATGGGTCGTGCCGCCGCGGTTTCAGCAGGCGCGCGACTTCGCCGGGGGGGTCGCCAGTGTCCTCGACGGTTCGCGAGCCGCGTTCATCGATCGCGACGGCCGCACGACCGTGACGCTCGAGGCGCACGATCTCGCGCCGTGCGCCGGCAGCACCGAGGACGGCCTGCCCGGGAGCTTCTCGGAGGGGCTCGCGGCGGTGCGCGTGGGCTGCCTGTGGGGATACATCGATTCGACCGGCGCCACGGTCATTCCACCGGCCTACTTCAGCGCCGGCCGCTTCAGCGGCGGCGTCGCGGCGGTCAACACCGGCGACGCCGCGCTCGCCAAATGGGGATACGTCGACCGCAGCGGGCGGATGGCGATCGCGGCGCGGTTTTCGACGGCGGCCGCGTTCGACGGTCCGTTGGCGCTGGTGCAGATCGGCGGCTCAGATCAGGAGCTGTTGAACCGGGCGCTCCTCCGCGGCCTGGAAGACGACGCCGCCAATCAGACGATCAAGACGCAGGCGAAGGCGGACTTTCACCCGGGCACGCCGATGCGCAAGCCCGAGCTGGCCTACGTCGATGCGACCGGACGGGTCGTCTGGCACCACGCGCGATGA
- a CDS encoding SET domain-containing protein-lysine N-methyltransferase — protein sequence MRPLPRILRRRSRISGWGVYAAQPIEEDVQIVEYKGTLITQAEAWEREQRYLPRQRIWIFTIDDRWARDAAFGGNIARYVNHSCHPNCYVDIEGRHIWIKASRRIRTGEELTYDYNTDGVAGIACRCRPRCRRVI from the coding sequence ATGAGGCCGCTCCCGCGCATCCTGCGGCGCCGCTCGCGGATTTCCGGCTGGGGCGTCTACGCCGCCCAGCCCATCGAGGAAGACGTTCAGATCGTCGAGTACAAGGGGACGCTCATCACCCAGGCGGAGGCCTGGGAGCGCGAGCAGCGCTACCTGCCGCGCCAGCGGATCTGGATCTTCACGATCGACGATCGCTGGGCGCGCGACGCGGCCTTTGGCGGCAACATCGCGCGCTACGTGAACCACTCGTGCCACCCGAACTGCTACGTCGACATCGAAGGACGGCACATCTGGATCAAGGCGTCGCGGCGCATTCGCACGGGAGAAGAGCTGACCTACGACTACAACACGGACGGCGTGGCCGGGATTGCCTGCCGCTGCCGTCCGCGTTGCCGCCGCGTGATCTGA